A window of Fibrobacter sp. UWB15 genomic DNA:
ACGCGCTTTGCGGCCGTAATCTGCAAAAAAGCGCTCACGTGACTCTTGAGGACCTGGGGAGTAAGGGTATCACCCACGATTCCGCGAATACCCGAAATAGAACGCATCAGTTTGGACATAAGAATCTCCGTTTTTTTGAGCATAATTATAAAAAAATTTAGGCCCCCCTCTTCATTTTTGTACACAAATTATAAACTTTTTGCATTTTTTTAATTATATTAAGGAAGGGGATAATTATGGAACCGACTTTTGAACTGACAGCGGTTTATGCTACAAATATATTCGGCATAGTCCTGCTAGGCGTTTTGCTGGCAGGCAACATTTGGCGATTTAGAGAAAAGGGTTCGGAAAACGCCTATCTCCAATTGTTGTTGCTTTTCACGTTCTGCACTTGCGTACTGGACCCCATCGCATACACCGCTGACGGTCGCCCCGGAACGATTGCCCGCATATTCGTTTACGGCGGCAACGAGCTTCTTTACCTCACCAACATGTTTAGCGGATTATTCTGGCTCCTGTTCCTTGCCGAACACCTGAACTACCGATTTTCGACAGCCCACCGCAACACTCTCGGTTTCGCCATCGTTCTTGGGTTGGTACTTGTCATTCTCAACAATTTCATTCCGATCATATTCGAAGTCTCTGCAAACAACGTCTATACCCGCAAATACTTCTGGATCTACACCATTATAGATTACGGGCTCTTGCTGGACAGCCTTATCATCTACTTCATTTGCAAGCACAAGGGTGGTCCTCTCAAGTCCTTCCCCATCTGGATTTTCTTTGCCCCGATTATTGCAGGCACTATCGCCCAATCCCTCTTTTACGGAATCTCCGCAATTTCTTCGTGCACGGCAATTGCCATTGCGGGCGTATTCTCCTCGATCCACGGCGAACGCGTCTACAGGGACAAGCTCACCAACGTATACAATTTCGCCTACCTGGCAATCCTTGGGCGCGAATACAAGAAAAAAAATGACCTGCATGTCACAGGCATTCTCGTAAACATCAATGGTTTCAAGAAAATCAACCAGGACTACGGCAGAGTCACAGGCAATAAGGTTCTTGTGCAAATGACCAAAATCCTGAACCGCGCCGTAGGTGAACTCGGACTCATCGTCCGCTATTCCAGCGACGAATTTATCGTATTCATCAACACCACCAACGAGATGGCGGTGAGCATGTGCATCACCCGCATCAGGTCAAGCCTAAACGAACTCAACACCTTTAGCAATTCCTACAAGCTTACCACTTGCATTTGCAGCCAAAGTTTCGACCCCTCTAAAAGCATGGATGATTTTATCGACGAAATCACAAGGGCCATGCTAGAAGAAAAAACAAGCTATTACACGCAGTTGCAATACAACCGCCGCGACGACAATCTTTAATTTAACAGTTTGAGGCTACTTTAGAGCAGCCTTGATTTCTTCAATAGAATTTACGACCGTCTGCTTGTTGTTCCAGATACGGGCGAAGCTCTTGCCGTAGTGTTCCACCACAACACGGTTGTCCAGAATCAGCACCTTGCCGCAGTCTTCTTCGGAGCGGATTAGGCGGCCAAAACCCTGGCGCAGTTCCATGTAGGCTTCAGGAACGAAATATTCCTTGAAGGCATTCTTGCCTTCGGCCTTCATCTTATTGCTAATACCTGCCACCAGCGGATCCACCGGATTGGGGAATGGCAACTTCGGAATCACCAGGAGCTTGAGAGCATCACCCGGGAAGTCCACGCCTTCCCACAAGCTCTGGCAACCAAGCAGGCACGCGCCGCGGGACTTGCGGAACATGGACACGAGGCCATCCAGCGAGCCGTCCACATGCTGGCACAGCAGCAACTTGTTCTTTTCGGCAAAAAGCGGAGCCAAGGCCGTCTGCGCCCTCATCATCGCAGAAACACTGGTAAAGAGGACCATGGTATTTTCTTCGACTTCGGGGAGTACTGCGCAAAGGGTGCCGTTCACGGCATCGTTGTATTCCGGCAACGAGGGCTTGGGCAGGTACTTTGCAAGAATGACCGAGCGGCGGTCATCTTTATTGGCGGACTCGGTATAGACTCTCAAGAAAGGTGTTTTCTTGCCATCCAAGGAATCCATACCCATCTTTTGTACAAAGTAATTCAAATCACCCTGCACCGAAAGTGTTGCCGACGTAAAGGTCGCCGACTTGATCCACGGATAGAATTTTTCTTTCCAAGTCGCGCTGGCGTCGAGAGGCGAAGCGTGCAGTTTGATGGTATGGGGGTTGAAGGGCTCCTCCATGTAGAATACCCAATCTTCGCGGCCCGCCTTCACCACAAATTCAAAATCCTGCAAGAAGCGGGAAAGCTCCGTCATGCGGCCGCCAATATCGCTCAACAGGCCCGAAAGGCTCTTGTCGGCAGAAAGAGCCGAAGCAAGGTTTTCAGCCTGCTTGATTGCATTCAAGCCCTGGTCCATAAAGGATGCAGGATCGGCATCGTATTCGGCCATGATGCCCGAAGCGTAAGTAAAGCCGTTACGAGTATTTTTTTGCTTGGCAAGTTTTTTGCCAATCTTCATGAAGAAACGGTGCAAAGCCTTTTCCGTTTCAGAAAGGGATTCCGTCAAGTTCACGCAACTTGCATGGAGTTCCGTTTCTTCAACCGGAATTCGCTTTTCCAGTTCAGCCACAAGGCCGTCGCGGTTTTCCACTTCGTGACCCTTGGAAGGAACCAGCGTCTTGATAATGTTGCGCAACGCGAAGAACGAAACGGTACGGCCTAAAGCCTGACGGCTCACCTGCGGAAGTCGATGGGCTTCGTCAAATACAATATGTTCGTACAGCGGAAGCAGTGCAAAGTCCAGCGCCATGTCCGCAAGGAACAGAGAATGGTTCACCAGTACCAAGTTGGAATTCATGGCGCGGCGCTTGGCAGCGAGAGCCGGGCACTTGATGTAATGGGGGCACTTTTCACCCAAACAGGATTTTGCAGAGCTGGCCAGTTTGGACCAAAGCACGCGATTGCGTCCTTGACTAAAGGAATTGCATTCGTTCACGTCGCCCGTTTCGGTCGTAAACACCCAAGGCACAATCGCCATGAAGGAATCCCGCTCGTCGGCAAGCAACAAGTTCTGCGGCGCCTTCAAAATTTCTTCGAACTTGCGCAAGCACAAGTAATTTTCGCGGCCCTTGAGTACGGCTGCTTTCAGCTTGCCATCAAACAGGCTTGCGACCAGCGGAATATCTTTATTCCAAAGTTGTTCCTGCAGTGCCCGGGTCGCAGTGCTTATCACCACGCGCTCCCCCGACACCGCCTTACAGGCGGCCGACACCAGGTAAGCCAGCGACTTGCCCGAACCGGTCGGGGCTTCAAGCACGCAGAGGCCGCCCTTGTGCATGTTGCGTTCTACGACAGAGGCGTAATCTTGCTGATTGTGGCGGGACTGGTAATTTTCCACTTTGGTAGAAAGGAGGCCGCCCTCTTTGAAGAATTCACTGACGCGCGGGGCACGTTCTTTTATCGGTGCATTTTCCAGCGGAACATCCGGCAACTTGTACTGCGGAAGTTCGCAAGCCCCTTCCGATTCGTTCCAGACTAGCGCCCAGTCCGAACCCCTGGCCACTTTTGCAAGCGCTTCCACAAGCCACGGGTCCGAACCCGCAATCTTGTCCAGCGCCATTACAAAGAGCTCGCCACACGCAATGGCATCGGGCAAGGCGCGGTGCGCGCGGCTTCGCTCAATGCCCAGTTCCTGCACCAAAGTATCCAGGCGGTGATTCGGCACATTCTGATAGGCAATGCGGGAAACCGTCAGGGAGTCCCATACTGGATGGTTTTCAAAAGAGATGCCGACCTTGGCAAAAGTCTGCTTCAAGAATTTGGAATCAAACATGGCGTTGTGCGCCACAATCGGCAACTCGCCAATGAAAGCATAAATCTTCTGCGCGACAGCCGCGAAGGGCTCCGCATTTTCCAAGTCAGCGTTGCTAATACCCGTAAGGCTTTCAATAAAGGGGCGGAGCGTCACACTCGTCGGCTTAACCAAATAATCGACCGATTCTGTTTCGACGCCGTTTTCGAAGCGCACCAACGCCACCTCGATGATTTCGTCTTTTTCAAAATCAAGGCCCGTTGTTTCCAAGTCAATTGCAACGAATGATTTATTTTCCATTTGATTCCTCGTAAAACTATACCGCTACAGCGCAGGGATTTCTTGCACTAAACTATCTAGCGCATTTTCGCCGTTCTTAATCTTGAGCGTATCGCTAATGGCACGCCAAGCCGACCCATAACGCAACGGTTCCACAGAGCCCGCATCGGGCAACTCCTTGCCTTCTTCGGGGAAATAATAGTCCATCAGATAATCGCCTTCCACAAGGTCGCCAAAGCGGAAGCTTCCGTCGGCATTGCAATGTTCCAGATAATACTGATTCGTTTCTGCAGAAAGTAGGCGAACCATGGTTTTCGGATTTGCATTGGGAATTCTTCCGTTCAGTTTTGCAAGCTTGAGCTTGCTTACCGTTTCGAACTTTTGCAGCTTCTGGTACTTAAGTTCGATTACCGTATCGCGCTTTCCGTTGCTATCGGCAGCGGCCAATGTCGTATCCATATAACCCATCAAGAAGTTTACCGACATGTCAGTCTGCCAAGGGGCAGTCTTTTCGACGGCAAAGCGTACCGGGTCAAGTCGCTTGACTTGCACCTGGGTCGTGTCCTTGTTGATTGCGATATAGAAGGTTTCCGTCAGCGAATCCAGCTTCGGTCTGTTGAAGTACACGATCAAAGAATCGTCCGGGAACAGCGCCTTCGCCTTGGAATTCGTCTTGACGCCAGAAACCTTGGGCGGCAATGTATCGCCTTCCATCTTCTTCCATTCCCATTCCACTTCGTTGCGGAGCGTATCGAGCGGACGGAACATGGAATCCTTCGCAGTAGCACAAACGAACTTGTAAAGCACCTCGCTTTTAGGGGCCGGATCAAAATAGAACTGCGGACGATTGGAACTTGCGCCCAGGTAAACCAACTTCGGGTAAAGTTTCTTGTTGTCGGGAGAAATCAAATGACAGTTCGAGGGTTCCGCAAAGGTGGAATCAAAATACACGCCACGGGTAAAGTTCGCCTCCAGCACATTCACAAAGGGCTGGTTTACCGATTCCAATTCCAACTTGGTGGTATCCATATCAGCGACGGCAATCCACAGCGTATCGGATGTTTCGGCAGTCAAATTCAAGTCACCCGTCCAAAGGCCCACCTGTTCGGTGGAAAGTTCAATTTTCTGGTTTCCGTTACCATCTACAAACGCAACCACGCGGTATTGCCCCGCCTTAAGTCCCGTCAAGGTAAAGTGGCCGGCACTGTCGGCGCGAGTCACGTAGAGCGGAGGTTCCTTAAGCAGCTGCGGTTCCTTGCTGATTTCCTTAGTCGTGGTATCGCGGTACTTCTCAAGATAATGCTTAGAGGCACGATTTTCTCCCAACAAGAATAGACCGATACTGGGATATTCTTTTTTGCGTGCCATAGCCTGGTTCACCAGCACGCGGCCAGAAACCGTCAACGAATCGATAATCGCACCCGTCGAGAACACCACCTGGAAAGGTTTTGCCAAGGCGTTACCGTGCAAGTCCTTGATGCCGCCGGCAAAAGTAATCGTATAAGTCGTACCCGTATCAAGTACCGCTCGCGACGAAAGCACCAACGTTTTTCCGCTTACTTCAAAGCGCAATTTCTTGTCGATCGGCGGAGAAATGGAAACGGCGCTGCGAGGAATCGATGCATTAATCCATTCGTCGAACTCCAGCTTCACCATGAGTTCGTTGGGATGGTTCGTTGTATTCGGCGCAGGGTAAACGCCCGCTACACGCGGCGGCAGTTTATCTTCGGGGCCGCCACTAGGCGCCACCTGGGTGGCGCATGCCACCAACAGAGCCGACGCCAAGCCCGCAACAACAGCACCGTATTTCAACAACGAAAACTTCATCAATCAATCATCTGGATAATTTTGCCGAGGCGTCCCCAACGAATGCGGAACGGAAGTCTCCACCACGTAAACGGATTCTTGAGGGCAAAGGCTTCGTCATCGTTTTCAAACGAGAAGTAAATCACGAAGGCCTTCGCACGGATATTGCGGAGCGAAACAAAGCCCCAATAACGGCTGTCGGCAGAATTGTCGCGGTTGTCGCCCATCATAAAGAACTGCGGCGTCTTGACAACATAGCTTTGAATAGGCTTACCCCCTACCAGCAGCTGGCGGCGGATTTCAAATTTGGACTTTGCCGGAGCATCCAGGGTATCGCCTGCAATGCCTTCCACGGTAGTAGCGCCATCTTGCGGAGCATCAACATCCACCAGCTCCACGGTTCCGGCATTGTCTTCTTCGGCCTGGTTCAACAAGGCTACGTTGCCTTCCAGATCGCGCAACAGAGAACCTTCAAAAGAGATGTAGCTCACCGGGCGCATAAAACCGCCCTGGACATTCGGGTCGATCATCGGCAGGTACGCCATTCGGGCGAGTTCCTTAAAGAAATTGAACGACATCACGCCCGAAATCGTATCGCCTTGGGTAAGGCGCTGCTGCAGCACCGTACGGTTCCTGCTGAAGAATTCATTCAACGCAAGGCCGCGATCGTTTTCGACAGGTATCTTGAAGTTTTCAAAATCATAATTGTTGACTTCTACGGAATCCTTCCACAACGAAATATCCAGCGTCACCGTTTCGTCGGGATTTTCCTGTGCCACCAGCGAACGCAGCCACCACAGTTTTTCAAGCGGCATGTCACTTACCGTAAAGCTGTCGCCCACAGACGGCACCACAAACGCTTCGCGTTCATCGCGGGGCGAGAACGTTCTGGCCGACGCCGTGTACTTGCCGCGCCCCGGCAAAGAATTTTGCAATTCTCCATTCACAAAGAGACGGCCCTTGTGAACGGCAACCGTATCACCGCTCACCGCCACACAGCGCTTGATATAATCCTTCGGTCCATCGGCGTAGTGAATCAAGTGCGGTTGCCCGGCACCGGGCTGATGGTCCCAATAAAGGTTGCCGAACATGAGCGCGTTAAACAAGTGCGTATAACGCTGCGGATTGCCATCAGGATATTCCGGCTCGCCCGGGTAGCGGAAAATCACCACATCGCCCTTGGCTGGGTATGCATATCCCGGGAATTTCTGATTGCTAAACGGAATCGGCGAACCGTAAGTGAACTTGAGGCCCAGCAAAAAGTCACCCGTATGCAAGGTATCTTCCATGGACCCGCTCGGAATCTGGAACGCCTGAATCACATACTGAATTACAATCAACGCGAGCGCCACCGGGACAATGATTTCCCGAAGCAGGCCCTTCAAAAATTTCTTCGCCGAAAACGGCTGTTTTTCGTTATCCATAGAAATCCGAATCTAAAGTCAAGAATTATGGATACAATTTAGAAAAATCGCCGCCATTAGTTGTCTTTAACACAGCGAACCAGGGACGGACTGTACTTTATTTTTGTCATATAATCTAATCCACCAGTCCTAACTACAGCAACATTCGCTCGAGTAGGAGCCCTGAGAAACAAATCATCCGTTTCATCTACCACCCACATATAATCCATAGAGATTTTTTTTATAGACGACACAGAATCAATGCCGGCAACAGTATCACGAGCTACAGCCAACTCGTTTCGCGTCATAAAATGTATACCGACAATATCGTCATCACCATAGGTTTTCGAAAAGCCTTGCAAGCGATAATAAATCTTATCGGTCAATTTCTGTTTAATCTCATCATATCGCGGAATATGCCAACCCTCCATGCATGCACCCTGGACAACCGTATTCGATTTTATAACAGAGCCTTTGGCAAATCCCTTTTCATACTTTTCATCAAGGTTCATTGCTACAATCCAAGGGTAATACACCAATTCATCCGCTTCCACTTCTTCGACCGGATAAATACTCCTTTCTACATACACGGTCTTTCCTTTAGGAACATACCTCAACGGTTCAGCCATCCATGTAACGCCATCAATGGTAATCGCCGCATATTCCTTGCCGTCACGTTTGTCAGTCACATGGAATGTATCGGCAGGAACCCATCGACCACCAAGGCACACACTATTCGTAACTCCGTTGTATTCAACAAGACCCTCATTATCTTCATTACACTCACTCATGTATTTTGAATAATCCTTCGTGATCCAGGTTCCGCGACCATTACATGCAACATATGAGGAATCTCGCAGAACCACGACTGAATCTTTTATAGCTTTATGACAATATGTACCAGCCAACGAATCGGCCTCTCTATAACGATACCAGTTGTTTCTCGGGGTAGTGTTTAAAGTGGTATCACAAACAAATCTCAGCCCATAATAAACCGTATCAGTTCCATGGAGTTCACCTTCACAATTTCCAAACACTTTCTTATAATCATTTGACATTATAGGGAACGTGGACAAATAGGATCCTCTACAAGTGTATGTTGTGTCCCCATAGAATAAGACAAAGTTCTTCCCCGTTTCACAAACTTCATACTTCTGTTCAACTATATGAAGTTTTCGATTTTCCCAGGTTCCATCACTACAGAAACATCCTGAATCTGCATACAATTCCGTACGGTCTTTTTCCTTGACGCACAACCCGAACTTTGCTTCGCAGACTCCCAGTTTTCGGTTACTCCAATAGCCCTGCTTGCAGCTATAATAGGTACCGTCTTCCGTGATGGCATACACCGTATCCAGACCACAGGCACCATATTTAAGTTCGGCATCGGTAGCTTCCCTAAATTCTAGTTCGTTGCTTTTTACAGAACAAATATACTTGACCCCGTTCATGGAATACATCTTGCCGTAATTTTTCATGTTGCAGCTTACCGAGTCTGTCTGGTCATCAAACAGTTTATGCTCTATAAGTTGCCAACTCTTGGTCATGACATTGCACCAGTATTCCTTATGACCTATGTATACCGTCGAATCATATACGACATTTTTACTAAAGGAGTTACAAAGAGGCAAAATGGACGTATCGTTTTCCTTTTTCCATTCGTGGTTTTCTCCGCATGTATAATAGGAATCATTATAAATAACGGTATCCTTAAGATGTTCATCGGTGCAAAACCCGAACTTTTCATTGATATTGCCCTTATTCGAGACCCAGTCAAATTCTTCATTGTATTTATACACTATTGTGTTACAATACCATTGGACTGAATCAAGCGTCACAATCGAACCATTCAACTTCCTTGTACAACGGCCATAGACATCTGCAGGTCCCGCAACGACCCATTTTCCCGAATTTTTGCATACATACGTCTTGTTGGAATCAGACTTGGCCACAGTACCGAATATTTCAGAGTAGCATTCCCCAAGTTCAGATGCAGGATATTCAAGTTCGACCCATCCTGTCTTGGAACAGGCGTAGCGATTTCCGTTAAAGACAACATTCTTGTGGCGATTTTCATCAATACATGGTTTATCGATATCGTCAAGGGTCGCTTTATGCCACTTTCCATCGGTACACGCATACAGCTCTTCCGTCTTGCCTGTAGAAACATATTTTTCACCATCACTACACACTGACGTTTTTCCAGCATATTCCCACACGTCTCCATCGCAGGTGTAGGCAGAATCTTTATCAATGGCATAGACCATACGGCCACGGTACGTACTTACGCATTGGGGCAAATCCCTGTACTTGTCTACAATGGGCTTTTCCCTTACGCAACGAACACTGCCAAGCCGACTATCATTTTTAAACACATCCAACGAACCCTTCTTTGAAATCGAGACAACGCTATCATCCTTGGTTATATAGTAAGCCATACTGTCCAAATCCGAGCATACGATCGGGGCATCATCTTGCGTCTTGCAACTTCCAGCAAATTGTTTTTTATAGTCTTCCTTGTATTCAAGCAAGAGCCTGTATTCTCCGGCGAGCGGCAACCTGAAACCATCGGGGCAAAGGCTCTGCTCTGCATTGGAATAAAGCCTTCCGTACTTGGCACACAAAGAATCCGAGTAATCGTAGCAGGCGCTCATCGGGCGGGTTGTTTTCAAATCTAGATTCTCGTTTGTCCAGACCAAAATTCCCGAAACCAAAAGGTCATAGGCTTTTTTATTCCGTTCGTCAACTACAGAGCCATCTTCCGCATATTCAATCAGGTCTATAGAATCTGCTTCTACAACAGAGCCCTCCTTAACATCGACAATCGCCTCGATGCTGCTAGAAGACGCGCCCTTGCCGCCACTCACGCTGCTACTGCTGTTTTCTTCAACAGAGGGGGAATCTTCTTCGACATCATGCGAAGAGTCCGAATCATCACCACAGGCGCAGAACAAGACCGCCAATATTCCGCACAAGAATACAGGAATTTTTTTCATCATAATCTCGGAGAACCTCTTCATTATTTGCCCTCCTTCTTAGAACCATTCACACGATAGGTGCTTTTATCCTTGTAACGCTTCCAAAGACCTTTATAACAGAGGTATTTTTCGCCCTGATTTTCTACGATAGCCCCGTCATTTTTCATGGAACAAATGCCAATTTGTTCTTCAAAGCGCTCCAAATGGCGCCACCCTATATAGTCACAAATGACTTTACCGTATTTTGTTGACTGCGATGTTTTTCCGTAATTCTTGGTAGTACACTTATCAAGACCTTCATAAACGTTGTGCCAATAACCATCGCCATTACAATAAACCGGTTTATCAGAATAGGTCGTATCTACGCCCTCATTTTCCTTGTCACACTTTGAAAAACCGGTATATAAAACTGCATGGCTTTCACTTTTTGAATAATAAATACACACAGCAAAAGAGGAGTAGTTCCCGTTAAGGATTTTGCCATCATCTTCCGGCTTGTCACACGAATACATAACAGAATCCTTTGGCCTTATCACGTTTGAATTTGTCCAAGTTTGCCGCCATCTCCCATAATCTTCGCACAGATAATGTTTGTCTCGATAGATGGTCATATCGCCCACTTCAGTAGAATCACAACTTCCGATAATGTCGTTCTGCGTAAACTTTTTCCACCCCGTCGTATCGCACAAATATTCGGTCTTGTCGTCATCTACATCGTAGGAGCCGTTTTCAAACATAAAGAGTTTAGACGGAATACAGGCTCCAAAGCGTTTTTCAAGAGAGTCGTATTCAGCCCATCCGTTTCCGCGACAAACATAAAGCATATTCTTAAAATCAATCGTATCGTTCATGAATTTCGAGGTGCTGTCTTCGCAAGGGCCCTTGTACATTTCGATAGTCGCCTCGCCCCATTCCTTGCCATCGCAGTGATACAGCCTAATTTTACTCCCCGTATACAGCGTGTCAAAGGCACCCGATTTACGATCGTTACAAAGACCCAATGAATCTTCCAGTCCCGTAAATTCGCGCCACTTGGAACTGTCACAGGCGTATTTTTCGCCGTTGAATACAAGGATTTTCCCGCGATTCTCCGAGGAACATTTTTCAGGCGATTTTTCCACGGTCGCATATTGCCATATACCATCTTCGCAAATCATCATGGTGTTGTCGAAGACAATCGTTTTCCCCTCTTCCGTGCACGATTCAGTAAAATCAGGCAACCAGGATTCTTTTTCTGGGTAGCAATGGTAATTTTCCTTTTCATCAAACACGTAAATCACCCTGGGCGGGCTCTTCAAAGACGAATCGCAAGCAGGCAAGTCCTTGGTAGACTTCACAAAGCTCGGGTACTTAATGCAGCGAACATTGTAGTAGCCGTTCTCCTTGGCAGGACCGGTTTTAGCCAACAAGTCACCCTTCTTGATCGAATAGACTTTTCCATCAGAGGTCAAGTAGTTTCCTGTCGTATCGATACCGGAACAAACAAGCGAATCCTTGACCATTTCGCAGGAGCCGCCGTATTCAAGAGCCATACGCTCATCTATTTCACCATGCTTTAAACGGAAGGCATCCAGCACTTCATAGTCTTTTGCCGAGGCCAGATTCTGTCCATCGGGGCATGCCTTATGAGCCGGAACCGCACTTGCCGCAAACAGGCGACCGTAATCATCGCAGTTGCCGTTCTGGTCGTCATAGCACACGCTTTCTACATCATCCGTTTTCTTAGTCACCTTTTCTAGCGACCAGACGATGTTGCCCGTGCGAATCCAATAAGAATAGGTGCCGTAATAGGAATCACGTACGGTATCAATCGAAAATTCGTCTGTCACCGAAAGTTTTGACTTGACATAATCCCTTTCGTCGTTAGGATCACCTTTTTCGTCCTCCGTCTTTTTTCCGGAGTCCAGCTTTTCATCTGAAGCCTGTTCTTCTTCCGGATCCTGTTTTTCATTATCCGAAACTTCAGACTGTTCATTACCGGAGTTTTTTTCTTTTACAGGTTCCTGAGAATTACTATCCGAGCCGCAGCCCACAAAAGCAAACAGCATCGAAACCACCAAGCACTTTATACTCGTAGCAACGACATTTTTCATGTAGTCCTCCTTTCCACAAACAAATCTTGTCTTTAAAAATTACAGCGTTCTAATTTTCTTCACCAGTGAGCGGCTTACCACCAGCTGGGTTGCTGCCTTGTCGCGGAGCACCATCACCATGCGGCCCGCATCACCCTTGCGGCATTCGGCAATGTAGTCGATCGCCACGATATGGGAACGGTGGACTCGGGTAAAATGTTTCGGGTCCAGTTTCTTTTCCAGTTCCACCAGCGGGGTATCAATCACGTACTGACCGTTCACGGTGTAAACTGTCGTGTATTTTTCTTCGCTATGGAAACGGATTACCTCGTCGATGTTCACGAACACAATGCGGTCGCCCACTTTCACCTGCAGACGCTGCAAGTAGAGTCCACTCATATCGACCAGGTTGCGCAGTTTCTCCCAGTTCAAGTCGCTGGGAATCGTCGTGTCGTCGACCTGCGGAATTGCCTTGCGCAGCTTTTCAATAGCAACAGCCAAGCGTTCCGGAGCCACCGGTTTCAAAAGATAGTCTACCGTATTTTCTTCAAAGGCCTTGAGTGCAAAGTTATCAAAAGCTGTGGTAAAAATCACCAGGGGAACAT
This region includes:
- a CDS encoding GGDEF domain-containing protein, producing MEPTFELTAVYATNIFGIVLLGVLLAGNIWRFREKGSENAYLQLLLLFTFCTCVLDPIAYTADGRPGTIARIFVYGGNELLYLTNMFSGLFWLLFLAEHLNYRFSTAHRNTLGFAIVLGLVLVILNNFIPIIFEVSANNVYTRKYFWIYTIIDYGLLLDSLIIYFICKHKGGPLKSFPIWIFFAPIIAGTIAQSLFYGISAISSCTAIAIAGVFSSIHGERVYRDKLTNVYNFAYLAILGREYKKKNDLHVTGILVNINGFKKINQDYGRVTGNKVLVQMTKILNRAVGELGLIVRYSSDEFIVFINTTNEMAVSMCITRIRSSLNELNTFSNSYKLTTCICSQSFDPSKSMDDFIDEITRAMLEEKTSYYTQLQYNRRDDNL
- a CDS encoding helicase C-terminal domain-containing protein — encoded protein: MENKSFVAIDLETTGLDFEKDEIIEVALVRFENGVETESVDYLVKPTSVTLRPFIESLTGISNADLENAEPFAAVAQKIYAFIGELPIVAHNAMFDSKFLKQTFAKVGISFENHPVWDSLTVSRIAYQNVPNHRLDTLVQELGIERSRAHRALPDAIACGELFVMALDKIAGSDPWLVEALAKVARGSDWALVWNESEGACELPQYKLPDVPLENAPIKERAPRVSEFFKEGGLLSTKVENYQSRHNQQDYASVVERNMHKGGLCVLEAPTGSGKSLAYLVSAACKAVSGERVVISTATRALQEQLWNKDIPLVASLFDGKLKAAVLKGRENYLCLRKFEEILKAPQNLLLADERDSFMAIVPWVFTTETGDVNECNSFSQGRNRVLWSKLASSAKSCLGEKCPHYIKCPALAAKRRAMNSNLVLVNHSLFLADMALDFALLPLYEHIVFDEAHRLPQVSRQALGRTVSFFALRNIIKTLVPSKGHEVENRDGLVAELEKRIPVEETELHASCVNLTESLSETEKALHRFFMKIGKKLAKQKNTRNGFTYASGIMAEYDADPASFMDQGLNAIKQAENLASALSADKSLSGLLSDIGGRMTELSRFLQDFEFVVKAGREDWVFYMEEPFNPHTIKLHASPLDASATWKEKFYPWIKSATFTSATLSVQGDLNYFVQKMGMDSLDGKKTPFLRVYTESANKDDRRSVILAKYLPKPSLPEYNDAVNGTLCAVLPEVEENTMVLFTSVSAMMRAQTALAPLFAEKNKLLLCQHVDGSLDGLVSMFRKSRGACLLGCQSLWEGVDFPGDALKLLVIPKLPFPNPVDPLVAGISNKMKAEGKNAFKEYFVPEAYMELRQGFGRLIRSEEDCGKVLILDNRVVVEHYGKSFARIWNNKQTVVNSIEEIKAALK
- a CDS encoding Ig-like domain-containing domain codes for the protein MKFSLLKYGAVVAGLASALLVACATQVAPSGGPEDKLPPRVAGVYPAPNTTNHPNELMVKLEFDEWINASIPRSAVSISPPIDKKLRFEVSGKTLVLSSRAVLDTGTTYTITFAGGIKDLHGNALAKPFQVVFSTGAIIDSLTVSGRVLVNQAMARKKEYPSIGLFLLGENRASKHYLEKYRDTTTKEISKEPQLLKEPPLYVTRADSAGHFTLTGLKAGQYRVVAFVDGNGNQKIELSTEQVGLWTGDLNLTAETSDTLWIAVADMDTTKLELESVNQPFVNVLEANFTRGVYFDSTFAEPSNCHLISPDNKKLYPKLVYLGASSNRPQFYFDPAPKSEVLYKFVCATAKDSMFRPLDTLRNEVEWEWKKMEGDTLPPKVSGVKTNSKAKALFPDDSLIVYFNRPKLDSLTETFYIAINKDTTQVQVKRLDPVRFAVEKTAPWQTDMSVNFLMGYMDTTLAAADSNGKRDTVIELKYQKLQKFETVSKLKLAKLNGRIPNANPKTMVRLLSAETNQYYLEHCNADGSFRFGDLVEGDYLMDYYFPEEGKELPDAGSVEPLRYGSAWRAISDTLKIKNGENALDSLVQEIPAL
- the lepB gene encoding signal peptidase I, giving the protein MDNEKQPFSAKKFLKGLLREIIVPVALALIVIQYVIQAFQIPSGSMEDTLHTGDFLLGLKFTYGSPIPFSNQKFPGYAYPAKGDVVIFRYPGEPEYPDGNPQRYTHLFNALMFGNLYWDHQPGAGQPHLIHYADGPKDYIKRCVAVSGDTVAVHKGRLFVNGELQNSLPGRGKYTASARTFSPRDEREAFVVPSVGDSFTVSDMPLEKLWWLRSLVAQENPDETVTLDISLWKDSVEVNNYDFENFKIPVENDRGLALNEFFSRNRTVLQQRLTQGDTISGVMSFNFFKELARMAYLPMIDPNVQGGFMRPVSYISFEGSLLRDLEGNVALLNQAEEDNAGTVELVDVDAPQDGATTVEGIAGDTLDAPAKSKFEIRRQLLVGGKPIQSYVVKTPQFFMMGDNRDNSADSRYWGFVSLRNIRAKAFVIYFSFENDDEAFALKNPFTWWRLPFRIRWGRLGKIIQMID